In Candidatus Saccharibacteria bacterium oral taxon 488, a single window of DNA contains:
- a CDS encoding co-chaperone GroES, producing the protein MDTPIKPLGDRVVAVREEAKTQTASGLYLPDNAKEKPVVAEVKAVGGDVKHVKVGDKIVYKEYSTTDLKIDGTEYLIVREEDILATVV; encoded by the coding sequence ATGGATACACCTATCAAGCCTCTCGGCGACCGCGTGGTAGCGGTGCGCGAGGAGGCGAAGACGCAGACGGCTAGCGGATTATATTTGCCGGACAACGCCAAGGAGAAGCCGGTGGTGGCTGAGGTTAAAGCAGTTGGCGGCGATGTCAAACATGTGAAAGTGGGTGACAAGATTGTCTATAAGGAATATTCGACCACGGATCTAAAGATTGACGGCACGGAATATTTGATCGTCCGCGAGGAAGATATTTTAGCAACGGTTGTTTGA
- a CDS encoding SIS domain-containing protein: protein MLDDKNLLAQRDPGSTRIGAVAVTTQTDFAAEVESPATPGEVANVVLAGMGGSALAADMVKVLTADRIMVPLEVVKGYQLPHFVNEKTLVVAISHSGNTEETMSCYQQAREHGCQLAVMATGGKLFAAAEADNVPRVRVPSGSQPRMSTIYHLRGLLKLLSQFEVIDDSLYHAVATSGLWLKDQLSQWAEGVPTADNYAKQLALKLIGSTQVFYAGELTWPLAYKWKISFNESAKNVAFWNQYPEFNHNEFIGWSSHPVDKPYKVVDFRSGLERPRIRERMELTDRLLSGMRPKAEVVELQGETLLEQLLWGLALGEIVSIYAGILNGVNPEPVALVEQLKKELS, encoded by the coding sequence ATGCTTGACGATAAAAATCTTTTAGCGCAGCGTGACCCGGGTAGTACACGAATAGGTGCGGTGGCGGTAACAACGCAGACGGACTTTGCGGCCGAGGTGGAGTCACCGGCGACTCCTGGTGAGGTGGCTAATGTGGTGCTGGCGGGTATGGGCGGCTCGGCGCTGGCGGCGGATATGGTCAAGGTGCTGACAGCTGATCGGATTATGGTGCCGCTTGAGGTAGTGAAAGGCTACCAGTTGCCACATTTTGTGAATGAAAAAACACTGGTTGTTGCTATCAGCCACTCGGGTAACACCGAGGAGACGATGAGCTGTTACCAGCAGGCCCGTGAGCATGGCTGTCAGTTGGCGGTGATGGCGACGGGTGGGAAGTTGTTTGCGGCGGCCGAGGCGGACAATGTGCCGCGGGTGCGTGTCCCGTCGGGCAGTCAACCACGGATGTCAACGATTTATCATTTGCGCGGGCTGCTAAAGCTGCTCAGCCAGTTTGAAGTGATCGACGATAGCCTGTACCACGCGGTCGCAACCAGTGGTTTGTGGCTGAAAGATCAGCTGAGCCAGTGGGCTGAGGGGGTGCCGACGGCGGATAATTATGCCAAGCAACTGGCGCTCAAACTGATTGGCTCGACCCAGGTGTTTTATGCGGGCGAGCTGACGTGGCCGCTGGCGTATAAGTGGAAGATTAGCTTTAACGAGTCAGCGAAAAACGTGGCGTTTTGGAATCAGTATCCGGAGTTTAATCATAATGAGTTTATCGGCTGGTCATCACATCCGGTCGATAAGCCGTATAAGGTCGTGGATTTTCGGAGCGGCCTTGAGCGTCCACGGATCCGGGAGCGGATGGAGCTGACCGATCGGTTGCTATCGGGTATGCGCCCAAAGGCCGAAGTAGTCGAGCTACAAGGCGAGACGCTGCTTGAGCAGCTGCTGTGGGGTCTGGCGCTGGGTGAGATAGTCAGTATCTATGCGGGCATTCTCAACGGTGTTAATCCAGAGCCAGTGGCGCTGGTGGAGCAGCTAAAGAAAGAATTGTCGTAA
- the groL gene encoding chaperonin GroEL, translating to MAKKVFYDDDARARVLGGAEALYNAVKVTYGPKGRNVVIAKGFGGPTVTHDGVTVAEGIELPENDDETLGYKVGADLIKQAAKNLNKQAGDGTTTVTVLTYSILKEANRLIAAGHNPMELRKGIEQAGAEIVKELNELAEPIEGKSERVAEVATISAGDAEIGKLIASVIEKVGKDGVVTVEAGQGLELEAEVVEGFSLDKGWVSPFFVTDTGRQEAVYEKPAILITDKKISSVQEFLPMLEKLAQSGKKDVVLIADEVEGEALSILVLNKLKGVFNTVAVKAPSFGDRRKEILRDIAVLTGATVISEDHGLTFENAGLEVLGSARKVIVGKDETTIVEGAGKPSAVKEQIAQIKALSDNASSEYEKEQFDKRAAALSGKVAVIKVGGATETEIDEKKFRVDDAVAATKAALAEGIVAGGGVTLVNLAGGLKVSGADSIAAGRQILKDALKQPFLQIMRNAGLNADALLAQVEAGKAGFGVNVMDPEAGLVDVKKAGVIDPARVTKEAVQNAVSIASTAATMGALVVDVPEPEAPAVPGGMPGMGMM from the coding sequence ATGGCAAAAAAAGTTTTTTACGATGATGATGCGCGCGCTCGCGTGTTGGGCGGTGCCGAGGCGCTGTATAACGCAGTTAAGGTAACCTACGGGCCAAAGGGTCGCAATGTGGTGATCGCCAAGGGTTTTGGCGGGCCAACAGTGACGCATGATGGTGTAACAGTGGCGGAAGGCATTGAACTGCCAGAGAACGACGACGAGACGCTGGGTTATAAGGTCGGCGCTGATTTGATCAAACAAGCGGCCAAGAACTTGAACAAGCAAGCTGGCGACGGCACCACGACCGTGACGGTGCTGACTTATTCGATTTTGAAGGAAGCCAACCGGTTGATCGCAGCGGGCCACAACCCAATGGAGCTGCGCAAGGGTATCGAGCAGGCCGGCGCGGAAATTGTCAAAGAGCTGAACGAATTAGCTGAGCCAATTGAGGGCAAGTCTGAGCGCGTGGCGGAAGTGGCAACCATCTCGGCGGGCGACGCGGAAATTGGCAAATTGATCGCCAGTGTCATCGAAAAAGTTGGCAAAGACGGCGTGGTGACGGTTGAAGCTGGCCAAGGCTTGGAGCTGGAGGCTGAGGTCGTTGAAGGCTTTAGCCTAGACAAGGGCTGGGTCAGTCCGTTCTTCGTCACCGACACTGGTCGGCAAGAGGCGGTGTATGAAAAACCAGCAATTTTGATTACCGATAAGAAAATTTCCAGCGTGCAGGAATTCTTACCGATGCTGGAAAAATTGGCACAAAGCGGGAAAAAGGACGTGGTGTTGATCGCTGATGAGGTCGAAGGTGAAGCGCTGAGTATTTTGGTGCTGAACAAGCTGAAAGGTGTGTTTAACACCGTGGCTGTTAAGGCGCCAAGCTTCGGCGACCGCCGCAAGGAGATTTTGCGCGATATCGCGGTGTTGACTGGCGCAACGGTGATTTCTGAGGACCACGGTTTGACGTTTGAAAATGCTGGCCTGGAGGTCTTGGGTTCGGCACGCAAGGTGATTGTCGGCAAAGATGAAACCACCATCGTTGAGGGCGCGGGCAAGCCGTCAGCCGTGAAGGAGCAGATCGCTCAGATCAAAGCACTGTCCGACAATGCTTCCAGCGAGTACGAAAAAGAACAATTCGACAAGCGGGCAGCTGCCTTGAGCGGCAAGGTGGCCGTTATTAAAGTCGGCGGCGCGACCGAGACAGAAATTGACGAAAAGAAGTTCCGGGTGGACGACGCAGTGGCAGCGACCAAGGCAGCCTTGGCTGAAGGAATTGTCGCCGGTGGTGGCGTCACGCTGGTGAATTTGGCTGGCGGCTTGAAAGTGAGCGGTGCAGATAGCATCGCGGCTGGCCGGCAGATTCTAAAGGATGCCTTGAAGCAGCCGTTCCTACAGATTATGCGTAACGCTGGCTTGAATGCCGACGCGCTGCTAGCGCAAGTCGAGGCGGGCAAGGCTGGCTTTGGCGTTAATGTCATGGATCCGGAAGCAGGCCTGGTGGACGTCAAAAAAGCTGGCGTCATCGACCCAGCGCGCGTCACTAAGGAAGCAGTGCAGAACGCGGTATCTATCGCCTCAACCGCAGCAACCATGGGCGCACTGGTCGTCGACGTACCAGAGCCAGAAGCTCCAGCTGTGCCTGGTGGCATGCCAGGTATGGGGATGATGTAA
- a CDS encoding ATP-binding cassette domain-containing protein: MNDPSTRIKLTNVTKRFGFGDAEQVALDNVNLEVKKGEFIAIVGPSGCGKTTLLNILGLLDHPSEGEYYLDNKSVEDLTATHHATIRSRDIGFIFQHFNLIPRLTVIDNVALPLTYKGISKTKRLQEASRILRNFHLGEREYYLPHQLSGGQVQRVAIARALVNSPSIILADEPTGNLDSKSSHIIMEELSDIHRRGNTIIMVTHNPELLSYASRVISMLDGRIDTDTHHIKKIFKQKLGGDDQPATPVTSTPPRTTAAKDEKAKPDEKTEPVKTPTEKQTPEQPVAATTPDEPATPVKSPDDLPPKRPLGTTSAKATTKTVKADSDHSKKSADSGAAKTAAPSTEKKPAPKSDKADDAKTDAAKSTKKPVKKERKATKKS, from the coding sequence ATGAACGATCCTTCAACGCGAATTAAACTTACTAATGTAACGAAACGATTTGGCTTCGGTGACGCCGAGCAGGTGGCGCTGGACAATGTCAATCTCGAGGTCAAAAAGGGCGAGTTCATTGCCATCGTCGGCCCGTCCGGCTGCGGCAAGACGACCCTGCTTAATATCCTCGGATTACTCGACCACCCGTCAGAGGGCGAATATTACCTTGATAATAAATCAGTCGAGGATCTGACGGCGACACACCACGCCACAATTCGTTCGCGCGATATCGGCTTTATTTTTCAACATTTCAATCTCATCCCGCGCCTGACGGTGATTGATAACGTTGCCCTGCCACTTACTTATAAAGGCATTAGCAAGACCAAGCGCCTCCAAGAAGCTAGCCGAATTTTGCGCAACTTCCATCTGGGCGAGCGCGAATATTATCTGCCGCATCAACTATCCGGCGGCCAGGTTCAGCGCGTAGCGATTGCCCGAGCGCTAGTCAACAGCCCATCAATCATCCTAGCCGACGAGCCGACCGGCAACCTTGATTCCAAGTCCAGCCACATTATCATGGAGGAGCTGTCCGACATTCACCGCCGAGGCAACACAATTATCATGGTGACGCACAATCCAGAATTATTGTCATATGCCAGCCGGGTGATTTCCATGCTCGACGGGCGCATCGACACCGATACGCACCACATCAAGAAGATCTTTAAGCAAAAGCTGGGCGGCGATGACCAGCCAGCAACCCCAGTGACTTCAACTCCGCCACGCACGACAGCCGCCAAAGATGAAAAAGCTAAGCCAGACGAGAAAACTGAGCCAGTAAAAACCCCAACTGAGAAACAGACACCCGAACAGCCAGTCGCGGCGACTACTCCCGACGAACCTGCTACCCCAGTGAAGTCCCCGGATGACCTCCCGCCAAAGCGACCGCTTGGCACCACCTCGGCCAAAGCGACCACAAAGACTGTTAAAGCCGACAGCGACCATAGTAAAAAATCAGCAGATTCTGGCGCCGCAAAAACCGCTGCTCCATCGACCGAGAAGAAACCCGCCCCTAAGTCCGATAAAGCCGACGACGCAAAAACCGATGCCGCCAAATCAACGAAGAAACCAGTCAAAAAAGAACGGAAAGCTACGAAAAAGTCATGA
- a CDS encoding GNAT family N-acetyltransferase produces the protein MILPKLVQFHNEANVGVFLRGIHSIGNGWWYAQGQSGIDDCYWNYAYRVDGRAPSKGDMAQISTYCRQYGYPLNIWTTDSLNDVSFSLESREAWMVLVNNTALTGYSTTDSSGASITIVARPDKDMLMVFEAAYGTSEEEGEGIGYSGLPFAYVRSYAQQEPKHPLIHAVHSKVTVDGRCVAVGSALIGPDVGAIYSVGTAPDSRRKGYGSLATKAIAREVNARFKHDNPTILLQTEADSPVEEMYSSLGFERVTCGKLYSGE, from the coding sequence ATGATCTTACCAAAACTCGTTCAATTCCACAATGAAGCAAACGTTGGCGTCTTTTTGCGTGGGATTCATTCGATTGGGAATGGGTGGTGGTATGCCCAAGGGCAGTCGGGAATTGACGACTGCTACTGGAACTACGCTTACCGCGTTGATGGGAGGGCGCCTTCGAAGGGGGACATGGCGCAGATATCCACCTACTGTAGGCAGTACGGATATCCTCTCAACATCTGGACTACGGATTCGCTTAACGACGTGTCCTTTTCTCTGGAATCTCGTGAAGCATGGATGGTCTTGGTCAACAACACTGCGCTAACAGGCTATTCCACCACCGATTCCTCGGGAGCTTCCATCACGATCGTGGCTCGGCCCGATAAGGATATGTTGATGGTCTTCGAGGCTGCGTATGGCACTTCCGAGGAGGAGGGCGAGGGGATTGGCTATTCTGGGCTCCCCTTTGCATATGTGCGGTCGTATGCACAACAGGAGCCCAAGCATCCGTTGATTCATGCCGTACATAGCAAGGTTACGGTAGACGGTCGGTGTGTCGCAGTCGGCTCGGCCCTGATTGGGCCAGATGTTGGGGCGATCTACTCGGTAGGAACAGCCCCTGATTCCAGAAGAAAAGGCTACGGCTCTCTTGCTACAAAAGCAATAGCGCGTGAGGTAAACGCGCGGTTTAAGCACGACAATCCTACAATTCTGCTGCAGACTGAAGCGGACTCGCCAGTGGAGGAGATGTACTCGTCTCTAGGGTTTGAAAGAGTGACTTGTGGAAAGCTGTATAGTGGTGAATGA
- a CDS encoding ribonucleoside-diphosphate reductase subunit alpha, producing MKRDGTKEPFDANKINAAILKACDGLPDQVSKVVQVATELQLTLFDGITTEQLDEAVIQTVLQNVKDDPDYDKIAARLLLKTIYKSILGDYETADELKKLHAREFPKFVKAAVKDGLLDKRMGDDRFDLKKLGEALQPERDDLSKYLGVMTNKNRYALRKQSGDPLETPQFTHMRIAMGLSYNEPDPTAAAIEFYEHMSKLEYLPGGSTRVNAGGSFPQLSNCFLLNVDDDMESIAKSVRDTMFIAKGTGGIGIGFTKLRAAGSPVKTTNTESTGPIPFMKMIDTALFAVSRKGKKAGAAAIYMENWHLNFGQFIDLRSNSGDPYMRTRFANTAVFISDEFMKRVQKDQDWYLFDPAETPDLPELYGEEFSVRYKEYIKLAEAGKMRVFEKTSARQQFKQILTSLQATSHPWLTWKDTINVRALNNNTGTIHLSNLCTEITLPQDKDNIATCNLVSINLSAFLREDKTWDWDRLQEASRAAIRQLDNLIDITETPVKEAMHANQQTRAVGLGMMGFSDVLEKLGYCYESSEAYELIDQLTEFISYHAIDQSADLAAKLGSYPTYNGSGWSKGVLPIDTVAELSNNRKVKVKIDNKTRLDWDKLRKKVKKGMRNATLMAIAPTANIGHVAGTTPGIDPQFAQIFSRSTLNGKFLEVNNNLVRDLKRLNLWDEIKEEVFANQGDIQHIDAIPQKLKDVYKTSFQLSPYAFIEVAARAQKWVDQAISRNMYLETRDIDEYVEIYSEAWRRGLKTTYYLHVKPRHQSEQTTVSVEKLAEQKIRTGAKTRGFGFAKVKRGE from the coding sequence ATCAAACGCGACGGGACGAAAGAGCCGTTTGATGCCAATAAAATTAACGCGGCGATTTTGAAGGCTTGCGACGGGCTGCCAGATCAGGTTTCTAAGGTGGTACAGGTGGCGACCGAGCTGCAGCTGACGCTATTTGACGGGATTACCACCGAGCAGCTGGACGAGGCGGTGATTCAGACGGTTTTACAGAATGTCAAGGATGACCCAGATTATGATAAAATCGCAGCCCGCTTACTGCTAAAGACTATTTATAAGAGTATTTTGGGCGACTACGAGACGGCCGACGAATTAAAGAAATTGCATGCACGGGAGTTTCCGAAGTTTGTTAAAGCGGCGGTCAAGGACGGTCTGCTCGATAAGCGGATGGGTGATGACCGGTTTGATTTGAAAAAGTTGGGTGAAGCATTACAGCCAGAACGCGACGATCTCAGTAAATATCTCGGTGTGATGACCAATAAAAACCGCTACGCCTTGCGCAAACAAAGCGGCGACCCGTTGGAAACGCCGCAATTTACTCATATGCGTATCGCTATGGGACTTAGCTATAACGAACCGGATCCAACTGCAGCAGCGATTGAATTTTATGAACACATGAGTAAGTTGGAATATCTGCCGGGCGGCTCGACGCGGGTCAATGCTGGCGGCTCGTTCCCGCAGCTTAGCAATTGTTTTTTGCTAAATGTTGATGACGATATGGAATCAATTGCCAAGAGTGTGCGGGATACGATGTTTATCGCCAAGGGTACTGGCGGTATCGGCATCGGTTTTACGAAGTTGCGGGCAGCCGGTAGCCCAGTTAAAACCACTAATACTGAATCAACTGGCCCAATTCCTTTCATGAAGATGATCGATACCGCGCTGTTTGCGGTTAGCCGTAAGGGTAAGAAAGCTGGTGCGGCAGCAATTTATATGGAGAACTGGCACCTCAATTTTGGGCAATTCATTGATTTGCGCTCCAATTCTGGCGACCCGTATATGCGGACGCGCTTTGCCAACACCGCGGTATTTATCTCTGATGAGTTTATGAAGCGGGTGCAGAAAGATCAAGATTGGTATCTGTTCGACCCAGCGGAAACGCCAGATTTGCCAGAGTTATATGGTGAAGAATTTTCCGTGCGCTACAAAGAGTACATCAAGTTGGCTGAAGCTGGTAAAATGCGCGTCTTTGAGAAGACATCGGCTCGCCAGCAATTTAAGCAGATTTTGACTAGCCTGCAGGCCACTAGCCACCCATGGCTCACCTGGAAGGACACTATCAATGTGCGGGCGCTGAACAATAACACCGGTACGATTCATCTGAGCAATCTGTGTACGGAAATTACCTTACCTCAAGACAAGGATAATATCGCCACCTGTAACTTGGTTAGTATCAATCTGTCAGCGTTTTTGCGTGAGGATAAGACTTGGGACTGGGATCGTTTGCAAGAGGCTTCACGGGCAGCGATTCGGCAATTGGATAATCTGATCGATATTACTGAGACGCCAGTTAAAGAGGCAATGCACGCCAATCAGCAGACGAGAGCTGTTGGGCTGGGCATGATGGGTTTTTCGGACGTATTGGAAAAACTCGGTTATTGCTATGAATCGAGCGAAGCCTATGAGTTGATTGACCAATTGACCGAGTTTATCAGTTACCACGCCATCGACCAGTCAGCGGATTTGGCGGCCAAGTTAGGCAGCTATCCGACATATAACGGCAGCGGCTGGAGTAAGGGTGTTTTGCCGATTGATACGGTGGCGGAATTGTCGAACAATCGCAAGGTTAAGGTGAAAATTGATAACAAAACCCGTCTAGATTGGGATAAACTACGCAAAAAAGTTAAAAAAGGTATGCGTAACGCCACTTTGATGGCCATTGCACCGACCGCTAACATCGGTCATGTGGCAGGAACGACCCCAGGGATTGATCCGCAGTTTGCTCAGATTTTTAGCCGCTCGACGCTGAACGGTAAGTTCTTAGAGGTAAACAATAATTTAGTGCGTGATCTTAAGCGGTTGAACCTGTGGGATGAAATTAAGGAAGAAGTATTTGCTAATCAAGGGGATATTCAGCACATTGATGCTATTCCGCAGAAGTTGAAAGATGTCTATAAAACCAGCTTCCAATTAAGCCCGTATGCATTCATTGAAGTAGCAGCCCGGGCACAAAAATGGGTCGACCAGGCGATTAGCCGTAATATGTATCTTGAGACTCGTGATATTGATGAATATGTGGAGATTTATTCTGAAGCTTGGCGACGTGGCCTAAAAACCACCTACTACTTGCACGTTAAGCCACGCCATCAGTCAGAGCAGACCACGGTTTCAGTGGAAAAATTAGCAGAACAGAAGATTCGAACTGGCGCTAAAACGCGCGGGTTTGGATTTGCTAAAGTTAAAAGAGGAGAATAA
- a CDS encoding ABC transporter permease produces MKMLLNNHFENATESLKSNKVRTYLSIFGIMVGIASITIILSLLTGTSRLFGDQSAKISDTTALIRSGSEARPDSLLSLSSGHAAQMVNTLTEQDAREIAKATNNSAAPLATFHTNVSTPDGKTKLEHITVTGSSGELAKLAGLKLREGQFIDEANGVVIGKQLSIDLFGTEKSLGSVLKLRGETLTVVGVLDEPETAPSYLGVDFNRSIILPLAVSKKFTQNTAQIQQILITADNGTALQTKIDAAKKVLAQQHQGDTDYHTLVGQAITAPNSHLVNALSTAMAVIAGISLLVGGIGITNIMLVSVAERQREVGIRKAVGATNRTIVAQFLIESAIIGLFGGVLGYVIGLGASFLLGMYLPFTPVLEWQAAALTIGGALIIGMLFGIYPASRAAGKDPIESLRH; encoded by the coding sequence ATGAAAATGCTCCTCAATAATCACTTCGAGAACGCTACTGAGTCGCTCAAGTCAAATAAAGTCCGCACCTACCTATCGATTTTTGGCATCATGGTCGGCATCGCCAGCATTACTATTATCCTGTCATTACTGACCGGCACGAGCCGCCTGTTTGGTGATCAGTCCGCCAAGATCTCTGACACCACCGCGCTCATTCGCTCTGGTAGCGAGGCGCGGCCGGATTCATTGCTGTCACTCAGCTCCGGACACGCTGCCCAGATGGTGAATACACTGACCGAACAGGACGCCCGAGAAATTGCCAAGGCGACCAACAACAGCGCCGCACCGCTGGCAACATTTCACACTAACGTATCGACACCGGACGGTAAGACGAAGCTAGAACACATCACTGTTACCGGCAGCTCGGGCGAACTGGCAAAGCTCGCCGGCCTCAAGTTGCGCGAGGGACAATTCATCGACGAGGCCAATGGCGTCGTGATCGGCAAGCAGCTGTCAATTGACCTATTCGGCACCGAAAAATCCCTCGGCAGCGTCCTCAAGCTCCGCGGCGAAACGCTCACGGTCGTCGGCGTGCTCGACGAGCCAGAAACTGCACCTAGTTACCTCGGCGTTGATTTTAATCGCTCTATCATCCTGCCGCTGGCCGTCAGCAAAAAGTTCACCCAAAACACCGCCCAAATCCAGCAAATCCTCATCACTGCCGACAACGGCACGGCGTTGCAAACTAAAATTGATGCCGCCAAAAAGGTCCTCGCCCAGCAGCATCAGGGCGATACCGACTACCACACCCTGGTCGGCCAGGCCATCACCGCACCAAATTCACACCTAGTGAACGCGCTCTCAACAGCCATGGCGGTCATCGCCGGCATCTCGCTGCTAGTTGGCGGTATCGGCATCACCAACATCATGCTAGTTTCGGTTGCCGAACGCCAGCGCGAAGTCGGTATCCGCAAGGCCGTTGGTGCCACCAACCGCACCATTGTCGCCCAATTCCTCATCGAATCAGCCATCATCGGTCTATTTGGCGGTGTTCTTGGCTACGTTATCGGTCTCGGCGCGTCATTCCTCCTTGGTATGTATCTGCCATTCACCCCAGTTCTCGAATGGCAAGCAGCCGCCCTGACCATCGGTGGAGCCTTGATCATCGGTATGCTCTTTGGCATCTATCCAGCCAGCCGCGCTGCCGGTAAAGATCCGATTGAGAGCTTGCGCCACTAA
- a CDS encoding UDP-N-acetylmuramoyl-tripeptide--D-alanyl-D-alanine ligase — MRLFKTLISRILARSVTTFFLHNPHIKLVAVVGSVGKTTTKSTLVSVLNSSYKVRTNRGNFNAEFSAPLEILGVDSPQNPRSVWNWLSVLGRARRAARRQHDLDVIVQEFGIDHPGEMAAFGRYIRPDITIVTAIAPEHMEFFGSLETVAREEFALAEYSEKVIYNRDDIRPEFVDFADCSQIISYGTEPGADYQMAIGKFTSGKGFQCRLIHADQTSRPFIIPVVGAHQLRVAGGAAAVALELGLDIECVMTMLENFTPVSGRMNILPGINDATIIDDSYNASPLAVKSALTTLYQLPAKTKIAVLGDMNELGETAADEHAAVGALCDPKQLDHVITVGRLAEQFLAPVARQNGCTVTSFAKATDATEFLARLANKDTTFLFKGSQGGIYLEEAIKPLLKNPADRQKLVRQSDAWLEKKQQFFESNH; from the coding sequence ATGAGACTCTTCAAAACCCTCATCTCGCGCATTCTCGCCCGCTCTGTCACTACGTTCTTCCTGCATAATCCGCACATCAAGCTCGTTGCCGTTGTCGGTAGCGTCGGCAAAACTACTACCAAATCAACCCTCGTCAGCGTCCTAAACTCCAGTTATAAAGTCCGCACCAACCGCGGCAACTTCAACGCCGAGTTTAGCGCGCCGCTGGAAATTCTCGGTGTCGATTCACCACAGAACCCCCGCTCGGTATGGAATTGGTTATCGGTCTTGGGCCGAGCCCGCCGTGCTGCCCGCCGCCAGCACGACCTCGACGTTATCGTTCAAGAATTCGGCATTGATCACCCCGGCGAAATGGCCGCGTTCGGCCGCTATATTCGCCCTGACATTACCATTGTCACCGCCATCGCGCCTGAGCATATGGAGTTTTTCGGCTCACTAGAAACCGTCGCCCGCGAGGAGTTCGCCCTCGCTGAATATAGCGAAAAAGTGATCTACAACCGCGACGACATTCGCCCCGAGTTCGTGGACTTCGCCGATTGCAGCCAAATCATTTCCTACGGCACCGAGCCGGGCGCCGACTACCAGATGGCTATCGGTAAATTTACCAGCGGCAAGGGCTTTCAGTGCCGGCTCATCCACGCCGACCAAACCTCGCGTCCATTCATCATCCCCGTTGTCGGCGCGCATCAACTCCGCGTTGCCGGCGGCGCAGCGGCGGTGGCGTTGGAGCTTGGACTTGACATCGAATGTGTGATGACCATGCTCGAGAATTTCACGCCAGTCAGCGGCCGCATGAATATCTTGCCCGGTATCAACGATGCAACCATCATCGACGATTCGTATAATGCCAGTCCCCTCGCTGTAAAATCCGCCCTGACAACCCTCTACCAGCTGCCCGCCAAAACCAAAATCGCCGTCCTTGGCGACATGAACGAGCTGGGCGAGACCGCAGCCGATGAACACGCCGCTGTTGGCGCACTATGCGACCCAAAGCAGCTTGACCACGTTATCACCGTCGGCCGCTTGGCCGAGCAATTCCTCGCTCCAGTTGCTCGCCAAAATGGCTGCACCGTCACCTCGTTCGCCAAGGCCACCGATGCCACTGAGTTCCTCGCCCGCTTAGCCAATAAAGACACCACATTCCTCTTCAAGGGCTCCCAGGGTGGCATCTACCTCGAGGAAGCCATCAAGCCGCTCCTCAAAAACCCCGCCGACCGCCAAAAACTCGTCCGCCAGTCAGACGCGTGGCTCGAAAAGAAACAGCAGTTTTTTGAAAGTAACCATTGA